In Alkalihalobacterium alkalinitrilicum, a genomic segment contains:
- a CDS encoding glycosyltransferase family 4 protein, with protein MKIVQVAPDYLTTPPQKYGGIERVVYDLSEELMERGHDVILYALKGSHSSAKILPYNHIGNPRKIVEFVKNTLPGDIDLIHDHTHDSVISKLNLPIPTVSTIHVWWYTEVVKYPIFVSNTMLDLLGKGKGTYIHNGINPTDFEFCDHKQDFLLFLGRVCKDKGVHHALKIAELSKQKLIIAGPIDDSEYFIKNVEPYIKNNRNISYVGEVGGRDRIDLLKNARCLIFPTLYEAFGLVMIEAMVCGTPVIALDNGAVKEVLAGFPDLVCKTIEEMVEKVKYENLPTPKQMRDYAISNFSRKLMADRYIEIYEKIITENRTNF; from the coding sequence ATGAAAATAGTTCAGGTTGCCCCTGATTACCTCACCACTCCACCTCAAAAATATGGGGGAATAGAAAGAGTTGTCTATGACCTTAGTGAAGAGCTTATGGAAAGAGGTCATGATGTAATTCTCTATGCTCTTAAAGGGAGTCATAGTAGCGCAAAGATTTTACCATACAATCATATTGGAAATCCAAGGAAAATAGTAGAATTTGTAAAAAATACATTACCAGGTGATATTGACTTAATACATGATCATACCCATGATTCTGTAATAAGCAAGTTAAATTTGCCTATCCCTACTGTAAGTACCATCCATGTTTGGTGGTATACTGAAGTCGTTAAATATCCCATCTTTGTTAGTAACACTATGCTTGATTTACTAGGAAAAGGGAAAGGAACTTATATTCATAACGGAATTAATCCAACAGATTTTGAATTTTGTGATCATAAACAGGATTTCTTACTTTTTCTAGGTCGAGTTTGTAAAGATAAGGGCGTACACCATGCTCTTAAGATAGCAGAACTTTCAAAACAAAAGTTAATAATTGCAGGTCCAATTGACGATAGTGAGTATTTTATAAAAAATGTCGAACCATATATTAAAAATAATCGAAATATTAGTTATGTTGGAGAAGTTGGAGGAAGAGACAGAATCGATTTATTAAAAAATGCAAGATGTCTCATTTTTCCAACATTATATGAGGCTTTTGGTCTTGTTATGATTGAAGCTATGGTTTGTGGAACACCTGTAATTGCATTGGATAATGGTGCAGTCAAAGAAGTTCTGGCTGGTTTTCCAGATTTAGTTTGCAAAACCATTGAAGAAATGGTTGAAAAAGTTAAGTACGAAAATCTACCAACACCTAAACAAATGAGGGATTACGCCATCAGTAATTTTAGTAGGAAATTGATGGCTGATCGTTATATCGAGATTTATGAAAAAATTATAACTGAAAATCGAACTAATTTTTAG